A genomic region of Danio aesculapii chromosome 21, fDanAes4.1, whole genome shotgun sequence contains the following coding sequences:
- the sh3pxd2b gene encoding SH3 and PX domain-containing protein 2B isoform X3 yields MLSVNRSDLKLFTCVCLLSAGVCRRFWSLPRHVGRRRTLGDLFGTGFSQEEKYTAIYPYSARDQDEIDLERGMTVEVIQKNLEGWWKIRYQGKEGWAPASYLKKADILSQKMAAGAPVHASTNDLDVACKQQNANKENKENQRDRFSPFSDSKRKVGARQRPPPRRDLTIPRGVNLPKPPVPPQVEEEYYTIADFQTTIPDGISFQAGLKVEVIEKNSSGWWYIQIDDKEGWAPVTFIDKYKKTSSASRPNFLAPLPGEMEQLKLEDTTSNSTNSEPTWSKPLPDEPSSNSDLSTRSKLREWKPNATKSSSHFSGPLPPPPSSPTAEEKPALPPRRESINKSLELEDKPKAELSKPLPPKPPVPGVIAPLVTPKTAPLKPDKPPEMKKDDKNKQLFLRNEMGLECGHNISAKEVKKFNLKHVAKQPPTKPKPDLQEDKPESPNPAPFLKPKPVIRPKPAPAAKPEPVAKNELDITNLRSKLRPSKPPELNSSDANQQNDTLSSSPPNNSRTNEEPKCPPKQQNGHGPSETTKPPKEPPQRPSVAPRRPPPPKKNSEPASPTETRAPQKDLPEAKPAPPPQSRPPPPKTKAFPLPAPKDKEEPKPKVPVPPKPLVKPDKPGPPRDKLPPLIKEPSKEELFLAVADFEGDEQTPGFKEGAVFEVMERNTSGWWFCKNVSDGPVMEGWIPSNYLTKKP; encoded by the exons AGGAAAAGTACACTGCAATCTATCCATACTCTGCACGTGATCAAGACGAAATCGATTTGGAGAGAGGCATGACTGTTGAGGTCATTCAGAAAAACTTGGAGGGCTGGTGGAAGATCAG GTACCAAGGGAAAGAGGGCTGGGCCCCGGCATCTTACCTGAAGAAGGCTGACATTCTCAGCCAGAAGATGGCAGCAGGTGCTCCAGTTCATGCCAGCACTAATGACCTAGACGTGGCTTGCAAACAGCAGAACGCTAACAAGGAAAACAAGGAGAATCAACGTGACCGATTTTCACCGTTTTCAGACAGCAAGCGAA AAGTAGGGGCACGACAGAGACCTCCACCACGCCGGGATCTTACAATA CCACGAGGAGTAAACCTACCCAAACCTCCAGTGCCCCCACAGGTAGAGGAGGAGTATTACACCATAGCTGACTTCCAGACAACTATCCCAGATGGCATTAGCTTCCAGGCAGGACTGAAAGTGGAA GTGATCGAGAAGAACTCCAGTGGCTGGTGGTATATTCAGATAGATGATAAAGAAGGCTGGGCTCCAGTCACATTCATTGATAAATACAAGAAGACTAGCAGTGCCTCTAGACCTAACTTCTTGGCCCCACTTCCTGGTGAGATGGAACAGTTGAAGCTTGAAGATACCACAAGCAATAGTACCAACTCTGAACCTACTTGGTCCAAACCCCTGCCCGATGAACCTTCATCCAACTCTGATCTTTCCACCCGTTCCAAACTGAGAGAATGGAAGCCCAATGCAACCAAAAGCAGCTCCCATTTTTCTGGGCCCTTACCTCCACCTCCATCCTCACCCACAGCTGAAGAGAAGCCAGCTTTACCACCAAGGAGAGAATCCATTAACAAGAGCCTTGAACTGGAGGACAAACCCAAAGCAGAGCTTTCTAAACCTCTCCCACCCAAACCACCAGTCCCAGGGGTCATCGCTCCATTGGTGACTCCAAAAACAGCTCCTCTGAAACCAGACAAACCCCCAGAAATGAAGAAGGATGATAAGAACAAGCAGCTCTTCCTGCGCAATGAGATGGGCTTGGAGTGTGGCCACAACATCTCAGCCAAGGAGGTGAAAAAGTTTAACCTGAAGCACGTGGCCAAACAGCCTCCCACCAAACCCAAACCAGATTTACAAGAAGACAAGCCTGAATCCCCCAACCCTGCCCCATTCCTGAAGCCCAAACCAGTGATCAGGCCAAAGCCTGCTCCTGCTGCCAAACCAGAGCCAGTAGCTAAGAACGAACTGGACATCACAAACCTTCGGAGTAAACTCCGTCCATCTAAACCTCCAGAGCTCAACTCAAGTGATGCCAACCAACAGAACGATACATTATCCAGCAGCCCACCAAACAACAGCAGAACAAATGAAGAGCCAAAATGCCCCCCAAAGCAACAAAATGGCCATGGCCCATCAGAAACAACCAAACCACCAAAGGAGCCTCCCCAGAGGCCTTCTGTGGCACCTAGGAGACCTCCACCACCAAAGAAGAATTCAGAGCCTGCCAGTCCCACAGAGACCAGAGCACCGCAGAAAGACTTGCCGGAAGCCAAACCAGCCCCCCCTCCACAGAGCAGACCCCCTCCACCCAAAACGAAAGCCTTCCCTCTGCCTGCTCCCAAAGACAAGGAGGAACCCAAACCCAAAGTACCCGTCCCACCAAAGCCCCTTGTTAAACCAGATAAACCAGGGCCCCCGAGAGACAAACTCCCACCCCTGATCAAGGAGCCATCCAAAGAGGAGCTGTTCTTAGCCGTGGCGGACTTTGAAGGAGACGAGCAGACCCCTGGATTTAAAGAAGGTGCCGTTTTTGAGGTTATGGAGAGAAATACTAGCGGATGGTGGTTCTGTAAAAATGTGAGCGATGGGCCAGTGATGGAGGGCTGGATCCCTTCCAATTACCTGACCAAGAAACCTTAG